In a genomic window of Salvelinus namaycush isolate Seneca unplaced genomic scaffold, SaNama_1.0 Scaffold799, whole genome shotgun sequence:
- the LOC120042897 gene encoding transport and Golgi organization protein 1 homolog, with product MVTSLPEHWKPGPDFYGVSCEPVLVTAGAGVIGFLFWRSILSVKSKSYLKMVDRMKKLEQEKKEILQKVAELQQQGEELKEKQKLSEKSATLSLEKIQELENIVQEMERQNERLDEENNLHAISFDKERANTAKHEDMMSEMDKTIEKLKRSKKKTQDT from the exons ATGGTCACCAGCCTGCCAGAGCACTGGAAGCCAGGTCCAGACTTCTACGGCGTGTCCTGTGAACCCGTGCTGGTCACTGCAGGTGCCGGGGTCATCGGCTTCCTCTTCTGGAGGAGCATTCTATCT GTCAAAAGCAAGTCATATCTAA AGATGGTGGACAGGATGAAAAAGCTTGAACAAGAGAAGAAGGAGATACTCCAAAAGGTCGCTGAACTGCAGCAACAG GGCGAAGAACTTAAAGAAAAGCAAAAGCTGTCTGAAAAATCTGCCACTTTATCTCTGGAGAAGATCCAGGAATTGGAG aatattgtgcaagagatggagagacaaaatGAGCGCCTGGACGAGGAAAATAACTTACACGCCATATCCTTTGACAAAGAGCGGGCCAATACTGCGAAACATGAAGATATG ATGTCCGAAATGGACAAAACCATTGAGAAGTTGAAGCGCAGCAAGAAGAAGACCCAGGAT